One genomic segment of Kiritimatiella glycovorans includes these proteins:
- a CDS encoding MotA/TolQ/ExbB proton channel family protein, whose product MITFLAAAGTSSFFRVVADGGALGIVLWTVLALLSLAACSLVVDSLIRVRRARLLPAGLLALIEEAARERDLQKVRARCEAEPGPLSAILLAGIERSSEGIEAMRESAAAAAEMEREKLLQRVHFLSVVGNLTPMCGLLGTVQGMILAFATLGTEAGAAKNAMLALNISQALYTTAAGLLIAVPALGCFHVFRNRASKILLALESASLDLAGRLGGGCGEGREDETP is encoded by the coding sequence ATGATCACTTTTCTTGCCGCGGCCGGGACCTCTTCCTTCTTTCGCGTCGTCGCCGACGGCGGCGCGCTGGGTATCGTGCTCTGGACTGTGCTGGCCCTGTTGTCGCTGGCGGCCTGTTCGCTGGTGGTTGACTCGCTGATCCGCGTGCGCCGTGCGCGGCTGCTGCCCGCCGGTCTGTTAGCGCTGATCGAGGAGGCGGCGCGGGAGCGGGACCTGCAGAAGGTTCGTGCGCGCTGCGAAGCGGAACCGGGGCCGCTTTCGGCCATCCTGCTCGCCGGTATCGAGCGTTCCTCGGAGGGGATTGAAGCCATGCGCGAGTCGGCGGCCGCGGCGGCGGAAATGGAGCGGGAAAAGCTGCTGCAGCGGGTTCACTTTCTGAGCGTCGTGGGCAACCTCACCCCCATGTGCGGTCTGCTCGGAACCGTGCAGGGCATGATCCTCGCCTTCGCCACGCTCGGGACCGAAGCCGGCGCGGCCAAAAATGCCATGCTGGCCCTCAACATCTCGCAGGCGCTCTACACCACCGCCGCGGGACTGCTGATCGCCGTCCCCGCCCTGGGATGTTTTCACGTCTTCCGCAACCGCGCCTCGAAAATACTCCTGGCGCTGGAATCGGCGAGCCTGGATCTCGCCGGCCGCCTGGGCGGCGGGTGCGGGGAGGGCCGCGAAGATGAGA
- a CDS encoding tetratricopeptide repeat protein produces the protein MKAAFHPSRSRYPLLLVRGACRAAWLLIALASPAAEETALLSAARERGARGDLQGAAEAYRRVVETASSRPALCRTARTELAEVLLDRAEALDTEDADALLEEARTLCRRVQLGGGDRWYARSLVTWARIMLLRDQTGEAVETLLQHRPLFRRLEAALDSSGASPERHPSAGAWTIQGRSHEKEAAVCRSTQETAERLCRALRAYLTACAGYPGSVWADEARRGAERVRGRLTAMGREVSVSLGAYTENLAEAAYARSDRAFLRESYDTADRHYEKALVRWPEAAEVPAALGNFAVCRVHKDRPNDARAAIRYLAERFGRRPETPRILLRTAVRCRKLGAFEPAIAACRQFAAEFPEHPQHPAALLTLGTLHHEAGSWPAAARVWGRLCRTHPDCDEAGHALRALAWESVRRRDHQASAEWLGVLARRATNDAERLRARLARGEARSAAGQHAAAAESFAAAGQLARRIGSPDAGKAALRQAAALVLADEKPEAVKVLLDAARDDRGTPEASTALRRAGCILLDSGEAGQALEVFDRLLASRPDSTAARRARVPALRAALETGSEETLRPMVEKLAGDAKNMEAAEGLEAARMLADHGRHECAVKLFRAVRTGTGDADRRAAALYGEGEALLEAGRFGAAAARLGELLAEYPRFHAYARARFLQGRACSASGDRAAAETAYLELLSRVRDAGWTVRASFHLAEVQSQPGERLASYQRVVLLGDPADPEQRPWIGRALLESARLMLELKRYDAAAGQARRYLEIGESPSDRETAASLLREAEAAVETAS, from the coding sequence ATGAAGGCCGCATTTCACCCCTCCCGATCCCGTTATCCCCTGCTGCTCGTCCGCGGTGCGTGCCGGGCGGCGTGGCTGCTGATCGCCCTGGCGTCGCCGGCCGCGGAGGAGACCGCCCTTTTGAGCGCAGCGCGCGAGCGCGGTGCGAGGGGCGATCTGCAGGGTGCCGCGGAGGCGTACCGCCGGGTGGTCGAGACCGCATCGTCCCGCCCCGCGCTGTGTAGAACCGCGCGAACGGAGCTGGCCGAAGTGCTGCTCGACCGTGCCGAAGCCCTCGACACGGAAGACGCCGACGCTCTGCTGGAGGAGGCGCGGACCCTGTGCCGCCGCGTCCAGCTCGGCGGCGGAGATCGGTGGTATGCGAGATCCCTGGTGACCTGGGCCCGCATTATGCTGTTGCGCGATCAAACCGGCGAGGCGGTCGAGACGCTTCTTCAGCATCGACCGCTGTTCCGCCGCCTCGAAGCGGCGCTCGATTCGTCGGGGGCGTCACCGGAGCGGCACCCGTCCGCGGGCGCGTGGACGATTCAGGGCCGGAGCCACGAGAAGGAGGCTGCTGTATGCCGGAGTACACAGGAGACCGCAGAGCGGCTCTGCCGCGCCCTGCGCGCGTATCTGACCGCCTGCGCCGGCTATCCCGGGAGCGTATGGGCGGACGAGGCCCGCCGCGGCGCGGAACGGGTGCGCGGGCGGTTGACCGCGATGGGCCGGGAGGTCTCCGTATCGCTGGGCGCCTATACGGAGAATCTGGCCGAAGCCGCGTATGCGCGCTCCGACCGCGCCTTCCTGCGCGAGTCGTACGATACGGCGGACCGTCACTATGAAAAGGCGCTCGTCCGCTGGCCGGAGGCCGCGGAGGTCCCGGCCGCACTCGGGAACTTCGCCGTCTGTCGCGTTCATAAGGATCGTCCGAACGACGCCCGCGCGGCCATCCGCTACCTCGCCGAGCGGTTCGGGCGGCGACCCGAAACCCCGCGCATTCTCCTGCGAACCGCCGTGCGCTGCCGGAAACTCGGGGCGTTCGAACCCGCCATCGCCGCCTGCCGGCAGTTCGCCGCGGAGTTTCCCGAACATCCGCAGCACCCCGCCGCCCTGTTGACCCTCGGCACGCTGCATCACGAGGCGGGGAGCTGGCCCGCGGCCGCCCGCGTCTGGGGCCGGCTGTGCCGCACCCACCCCGACTGCGACGAGGCCGGACACGCGCTTCGCGCCCTCGCGTGGGAGTCCGTGCGCCGACGGGATCATCAGGCGTCGGCTGAGTGGCTCGGCGTCCTGGCCCGCCGGGCGACGAATGACGCGGAGCGGCTCCGCGCGCGGCTGGCGCGGGGAGAAGCGCGGTCCGCGGCCGGACAACACGCCGCGGCCGCGGAGTCGTTCGCGGCGGCTGGACAGCTTGCGCGGCGCATCGGGAGCCCCGATGCGGGGAAAGCCGCGCTTCGACAGGCGGCGGCGCTCGTGCTCGCAGACGAGAAACCCGAGGCCGTGAAGGTGCTTCTGGACGCGGCGCGCGATGATCGCGGTACGCCGGAGGCCTCCACGGCGCTGCGGCGGGCGGGATGTATCCTGCTGGATTCCGGCGAGGCCGGGCAGGCCCTGGAGGTCTTCGACCGGCTGCTCGCCTCCCGTCCCGATTCGACCGCGGCGCGCCGCGCCCGCGTGCCCGCGCTCAGGGCCGCACTGGAGACAGGCTCCGAAGAAACCCTCCGCCCCATGGTCGAAAAGCTGGCCGGCGATGCGAAAAACATGGAAGCGGCGGAGGGGCTCGAGGCGGCGCGGATGCTCGCGGACCACGGCCGCCACGAGTGCGCCGTAAAACTGTTTCGCGCAGTGCGTACCGGGACCGGCGACGCCGACCGCCGCGCCGCGGCCCTGTACGGGGAGGGAGAGGCCCTGCTCGAGGCGGGTCGATTCGGCGCGGCGGCCGCGCGGCTCGGCGAACTGCTCGCGGAGTATCCCCGCTTTCACGCCTATGCCCGGGCGCGGTTCCTGCAGGGGCGGGCCTGTTCGGCTTCGGGCGACCGGGCGGCGGCGGAAACCGCCTATCTCGAACTCCTCTCGCGCGTGCGCGATGCGGGGTGGACGGTCCGCGCCTCGTTTCACCTGGCGGAGGTCCAGTCGCAGCCCGGCGAAAGGCTCGCCTCGTACCAGCGGGTCGTGCTGCTCGGCGATCCGGCCGATCCCGAACAGCGCCCCTGGATCGGCCGCGCTCTGCTGGAGAGCGCGAGGCTCATGCTCGAACTGAAACGCTATGACGCGGCCGCCGGGCAGGCGCGGCGATACCTTGAAATCGGCGAGTCGCCCTCGGACCGCGAGACCGCCGCTTCCCTCCTGCGCGAGGCGGAAGCGGCCGTGGAGACCGCATCATGA
- a CDS encoding competence/damage-inducible protein A, with the protein MTVPAELVSIGSELLSGRTVNTHAQTLGAALLPLGLRLERDTTIPDGTAVIAETVGDALARVPLVFVSGGLGPTADDVTCEALASLLGRDILEDPGALESMRRKYAQRGRAMNTVSRRQARVLRGAAAVENPRGMAPGQRIELEGERILFVLPGPSREFAAMLDQSILPFLSERYAGKSPRPVRIIHTEGLGESEIVERLERENLPPPEIQTAFYAGNGRVEILLSCGPGDESLLEATACRFRTLLS; encoded by the coding sequence ATGACCGTCCCCGCGGAACTGGTGAGTATCGGCAGCGAACTGCTCAGCGGTCGTACGGTCAATACGCATGCGCAGACGCTGGGTGCGGCGCTTCTTCCGCTCGGCCTGCGGCTCGAGCGCGACACCACGATCCCCGACGGGACGGCCGTCATCGCCGAAACCGTGGGAGATGCCCTGGCCCGCGTGCCGCTGGTTTTTGTCAGCGGCGGCCTCGGACCTACCGCCGACGATGTGACCTGCGAGGCTCTGGCCTCGCTGCTGGGCCGGGACATCCTCGAAGACCCGGGCGCACTGGAATCGATGCGACGCAAATACGCGCAGCGCGGACGCGCAATGAATACGGTTTCCCGCCGCCAGGCCCGCGTGCTCCGCGGGGCGGCGGCGGTCGAAAACCCGCGCGGCATGGCCCCCGGTCAGCGTATCGAACTGGAGGGGGAACGCATACTTTTCGTGCTGCCGGGACCGTCCCGCGAATTCGCGGCGATGCTGGACCAGTCGATCCTCCCGTTTCTGAGCGAGCGCTATGCCGGGAAGTCCCCGCGCCCGGTCAGGATCATCCACACCGAAGGACTGGGCGAGTCGGAGATCGTCGAACGGCTGGAACGTGAAAACCTCCCGCCCCCGGAGATCCAAACCGCCTTCTACGCCGGAAACGGGCGGGTGGAAATTCTGCTCAGTTGCGGTCCGGGGGATGAAAGCCTGCTGGAAGCGACGGCGTGCCGGTTCCGCACGCTGCTTTCCTGA
- the thpR gene encoding RNA 2',3'-cyclic phosphodiesterase encodes MHRLFIAAPVPDEVRRRMALVQRALEENLAGRAKVKWTREEGIHLTLAFLGDTEKECIAPLEAALSEALNPLEPFECRLGQPGWFGPKRSPRVLWVGIRDTERLCALQKVVADACRAQGFELEPRPFHPHLTLGRVKGGRDRAAAAHVMKSEITVPGKVIPVHAVELMESTRTPAGARYEVLKRIAL; translated from the coding sequence ATGCATCGACTTTTTATTGCCGCACCCGTACCGGATGAAGTGCGCCGGCGTATGGCGCTGGTGCAGCGGGCGCTCGAAGAGAATCTGGCGGGCCGCGCGAAGGTGAAGTGGACCCGCGAGGAAGGCATCCATCTGACGCTCGCCTTTCTGGGAGACACGGAGAAGGAGTGTATTGCGCCTCTCGAGGCGGCGCTTTCCGAGGCGCTCAACCCGCTGGAGCCCTTCGAGTGCCGCCTGGGCCAACCGGGCTGGTTCGGCCCGAAGCGTTCCCCCCGCGTACTCTGGGTGGGGATACGCGATACGGAACGATTGTGCGCGCTCCAGAAAGTCGTCGCCGACGCCTGCCGCGCGCAGGGGTTCGAACTGGAACCGCGTCCGTTTCATCCCCATCTCACCCTCGGCCGTGTGAAGGGCGGGCGTGACCGCGCCGCGGCGGCACATGTGATGAAAAGCGAAATCACGGTCCCCGGCAAAGTCATTCCCGTTCACGCCGTGGAGCTGATGGAGAGCACGCGGACTCCCGCCGGAGCGCGTTATGAGGTCCTGAAGCGCATTGCTCTGTAG
- a CDS encoding four helix bundle suffix domain-containing protein, with protein sequence MMTEPLIPKHGGYRNLKSFQVAEVVYDLTVRFCEKYIDRFSRTRDQMVQAARSGRQNSAEGSMASATSKKTELKLTGVAKASLEELRLDYEDYLRQHNLPIRDRNDPRRVALIGARPASADDVATWAVAVKSGHCGPHGQDGHALGSASTGSTMSTESAFPEIAANGALALIAVSTSLLDRRMKAQARAFEEDGGFTERLYRTRTRRRNT encoded by the coding sequence CTGATGACTGAACCCCTGATCCCAAAGCACGGCGGATACCGAAACCTGAAGAGTTTCCAGGTGGCTGAGGTTGTCTATGACCTGACGGTCCGGTTCTGCGAGAAGTACATCGATCGGTTCAGCCGGACGCGCGACCAGATGGTACAGGCCGCGCGCAGCGGGCGGCAGAATAGTGCCGAAGGCAGCATGGCTTCGGCGACCTCGAAAAAGACGGAACTCAAGTTGACCGGTGTCGCCAAGGCCAGCCTCGAAGAACTCCGACTGGACTACGAAGACTACCTGCGCCAGCACAATCTCCCGATCCGGGATCGCAACGATCCCCGCCGGGTGGCGCTGATCGGCGCCCGGCCAGCAAGCGCGGACGATGTTGCAACCTGGGCGGTTGCCGTGAAGAGTGGACATTGCGGACCGCATGGACAAGACGGACACGCACTCGGTTCCGCGTCCACCGGGTCCACAATGTCCACAGAGTCCGCTTTCCCTGAAATCGCCGCGAACGGCGCGCTTGCCCTGATTGCGGTGAGCACCAGCCTTCTGGACCGCCGGATGAAGGCGCAGGCCAGGGCTTTCGAAGAGGACGGCGGGTTCACCGAGCGCCTTTACAGAACCCGCACACGAAGAAGGAACACGTAG